A region from the Halobellus litoreus genome encodes:
- a CDS encoding RNA-guided pseudouridylation complex pseudouridine synthase subunit Cbf5, translating to MPTLRDSPEERSVDDLLSFGVVNLDKPPGPSAHQVSAWARDRAGVDRAAHAGTLDPKVTGCLPILLGDATRLAQVFLEGTKEYVAVLELHGPAPADLDAVLAEFEGEIYQKPPRKSAVARRLRTREIHDLELLEVSERQALLRIRCESGTYIRKLCHDIGLAAGTGAHMGDLRRTATDPFDDRDLVSTADFTDALVFAEEGDEGPLREVVAPAERALRHLPRLTVAFSAAEQVAEGAPVYAPGVVDADEGVADADEDALVACFTPDDSAVCLGRLVGDPTAESGEAVALERVLV from the coding sequence ATGCCGACACTCCGTGATTCGCCCGAGGAGCGGTCGGTCGACGACCTGCTATCGTTCGGCGTCGTCAACCTGGACAAGCCGCCGGGGCCGTCGGCCCACCAGGTGTCGGCGTGGGCGCGGGACCGGGCGGGCGTCGACCGCGCCGCCCACGCGGGGACGCTCGATCCGAAGGTGACTGGCTGTCTCCCGATCCTGCTCGGCGACGCGACCCGTCTCGCACAGGTCTTTCTCGAAGGCACGAAAGAGTACGTCGCGGTCTTGGAACTCCACGGGCCCGCACCCGCGGACCTCGACGCCGTGCTCGCGGAGTTCGAGGGCGAAATCTACCAGAAGCCCCCGCGAAAGAGCGCCGTCGCGCGTCGGCTCCGTACCCGAGAGATCCACGACCTCGAACTCCTGGAGGTCAGCGAGCGACAGGCCCTCCTGCGAATCCGTTGTGAGAGCGGGACGTACATCCGGAAGCTCTGTCACGACATCGGCCTCGCCGCGGGGACCGGCGCGCATATGGGTGACCTTCGACGGACCGCGACCGACCCGTTCGACGACAGGGACCTGGTCTCGACGGCGGACTTCACGGACGCGCTCGTCTTCGCCGAGGAGGGCGACGAAGGCCCGCTCCGCGAGGTCGTCGCGCCCGCGGAGCGGGCCTTACGACACCTGCCGCGACTCACCGTCGCGTTCTCCGCGGCCGAACAGGTCGCCGAGGGCGCACCGGTGTACGCCCCCGGCGTCGTCGACGCCGACGAAGGTGTCGCCGACGCCGACGAAGACGCCCTCGTCGCCTGTTTCACGCCCGACGACTCGGCCGTCTGTCTCGGTCGGCTGGTCGGCGATCCGACCGCGGAATCGGGCGAGGCCGTCGCGCTCGAACGCGTTCTCGTCTGA
- the cmk gene encoding (d)CMP kinase, producing the protein MLLTVSGPPGAGKSTTVNALADAFGLEHVSGGDIFRELADERGMSAVEFNRLAEEDDQIDRDLDRRLRNVALERDDVLLESRLAGWLAGDAADLRLWLDAPIGVRAERIAEREDKSAETALEETRAREESEALRYQEYYNIDISDLSIYDVVLNTARWSEADVPDILTAAVEAYDPAADEGKYPVEGVSYDF; encoded by the coding sequence ATGTTGTTGACCGTCTCTGGCCCGCCCGGGGCCGGCAAAAGTACGACCGTGAATGCGCTCGCGGACGCGTTCGGCCTCGAACACGTCAGCGGCGGGGACATCTTCCGCGAACTCGCCGACGAGCGCGGGATGTCTGCCGTCGAATTCAACAGACTCGCCGAAGAAGACGACCAGATCGACCGCGACCTGGACCGCCGGCTCCGGAACGTCGCCCTCGAACGCGACGACGTCCTCTTAGAATCCAGACTGGCCGGCTGGCTCGCCGGCGACGCCGCCGACCTCCGCCTGTGGCTGGACGCGCCGATCGGGGTGCGGGCCGAACGGATCGCCGAGCGCGAGGACAAGTCCGCCGAGACCGCGCTCGAAGAGACCCGCGCTCGCGAAGAGAGCGAGGCCCTCCGGTACCAGGAATACTACAACATCGACATTTCCGACCTCTCGATTTACGACGTGGTCCTGAACACCGCCCGCTGGAGCGAGGCGGACGTCCCGGACATCCTGACCGCCGCGGTCGAAGCGTACGATCCGGCGGCCGACGAGGGCAAGTACCCCGTCGAGGGCGTCAGCTACGACTTCTGA
- a CDS encoding methyltransferase domain-containing protein yields MTVGPIDRLEPVEAALSTETGTGIDMPTEQVEKANGLAADKGFHNLTFREGYIEDLPFGDASFDAVISNGVINLSAEKGQVFEEAERVLKPGGRLPLCDIVSEKQLPASIKTDADLWAACIGGAEQVDSYVSHVESAGFDLVDIDENTEYEFTSERAANACQKYGIKSITLSAAKR; encoded by the coding sequence GTGACGGTTGGGCCGATCGACCGATTAGAGCCGGTCGAGGCGGCACTGTCGACTGAGACTGGGACGGGTATCGATATGCCCACAGAGCAGGTCGAGAAGGCCAACGGCCTCGCAGCGGACAAGGGCTTCCACAACCTCACGTTCCGCGAAGGCTATATCGAGGATCTCCCGTTCGGTGACGCCTCCTTCGATGCGGTCATCTCGAACGGCGTAATCAATCTCTCCGCCGAGAAGGGGCAGGTCTTCGAGGAGGCCGAGCGGGTACTCAAACCGGGCGGACGGCTGCCCCTCTGTGACATCGTCAGCGAAAAGCAGCTGCCGGCGAGCATCAAGACCGACGCGGACCTCTGGGCCGCCTGTATCGGCGGTGCCGAACAGGTCGACAGCTACGTGTCGCACGTCGAAAGCGCTGGCTTCGATCTCGTGGACATCGACGAAAACACCGAATACGAGTTCACCTCCGAACGAGCGGCCAACGCGTGTCAGAAGTACGGAATCAAAAGTATCACTCTGAGTGCCGCCAAGCGGTAG
- a CDS encoding OsmC family protein, translated as MSEADHTERFAVSAASESETKTVVEARDFEFVVDEPAQLGGTNDGPNPVEYLIGAWAGCLNVVVHTVAEEHGIDLDDVEIEIAGDLDPRRFLGVTEEGRAGYQAIDVRITVESDADPERLDAVADEVEARCPVGDNIENPTPTDVTIDRA; from the coding sequence ATGAGCGAAGCAGATCACACCGAACGGTTCGCGGTATCGGCTGCAAGCGAGAGCGAGACGAAGACGGTGGTCGAAGCGCGCGACTTCGAATTCGTCGTCGACGAACCCGCCCAGTTGGGCGGGACAAACGACGGCCCCAATCCCGTCGAATACCTCATCGGCGCGTGGGCCGGCTGTCTCAACGTCGTGGTGCACACCGTCGCCGAAGAGCACGGGATCGACCTCGACGACGTCGAAATCGAAATCGCGGGCGACCTCGATCCGCGGAGGTTCCTCGGTGTCACCGAGGAGGGCAGGGCCGGCTACCAGGCTATCGACGTGCGTATCACCGTCGAGTCTGACGCCGACCCGGAGCGCCTCGACGCGGTCGCCGACGAGGTAGAAGCGCGCTGTCCCGTGGGTGACAACATCGAGAACCCGACGCCGACGGACGTGACCATCGACAGGGCCTGA
- a CDS encoding sulfatase family protein: MRVLFIDIDSLRADHVGGYGYAGPTTPNIDELLDDAVAFERGYVANSPCMPSRAALTSGRFGIANGVETHGQQSQRIDRPENRTDWAGSWTENQPGRPWWTLPELFFQNRIPTIGVSSFPRHPAPWFYHVWHTFRQPQEPDEEMTVEWGHVSFQTPRAETVTDTAIEELESVDGDSFFLYAQYWDPHAPYNRSEDEIERFRDTPLPPHPTEEQLAEHREWDTLRGASQEGIETRGDLNEMISAYDAEIRYTDHHVGRLIEYLKSTGQYDETLIILSGDHGEEFGEHGLYREHWSTHDGTQRVPMIVKPPADTPIEQGTREHLITNVDFAPTIADYLGESPPARWQGASLRPIVESSDAAGRDAIVFDHGLYTAQRAIRTPDWKLVRTYHPGMWDGVLPEYQLYEMNDDPWEQNDLAADRPDLVDSLEEELILWAERHRTGSVDPLRRVAERGPSGYNSFKDGFEGV, from the coding sequence ATGCGAGTCCTCTTCATCGACATCGACTCACTCCGGGCGGACCACGTCGGCGGCTACGGCTACGCGGGGCCGACCACCCCGAACATCGACGAACTCCTCGACGACGCCGTCGCGTTCGAGCGCGGGTACGTCGCGAACTCCCCGTGTATGCCGTCGCGGGCGGCCCTGACCTCCGGTCGGTTCGGGATCGCCAACGGCGTCGAGACTCACGGTCAGCAGTCTCAGCGGATCGACCGCCCCGAGAACCGCACCGACTGGGCCGGATCGTGGACCGAGAATCAACCGGGGCGACCCTGGTGGACGCTGCCGGAACTGTTCTTCCAGAACAGAATCCCGACCATCGGCGTCTCGTCGTTCCCGCGGCACCCCGCGCCGTGGTTCTACCACGTCTGGCACACGTTCAGACAGCCCCAGGAGCCCGACGAGGAGATGACCGTCGAGTGGGGCCACGTCTCGTTTCAGACGCCGCGGGCCGAGACGGTCACCGACACCGCGATCGAGGAACTCGAATCCGTCGACGGCGACTCGTTCTTCCTGTACGCCCAGTACTGGGACCCGCACGCGCCGTACAACCGCTCCGAGGACGAGATCGAGCGGTTCCGCGACACCCCGCTGCCGCCGCACCCGACCGAGGAGCAACTCGCGGAACACCGCGAGTGGGACACGCTCCGCGGCGCGTCCCAGGAGGGTATCGAGACGCGCGGTGATCTCAACGAGATGATCTCCGCGTACGACGCCGAGATCCGCTACACTGACCACCACGTCGGCCGACTCATCGAATATCTCAAATCCACCGGCCAGTACGACGAGACGCTGATCATCCTCTCGGGCGATCACGGCGAGGAGTTCGGCGAGCACGGCCTCTACCGCGAGCACTGGAGCACCCACGACGGCACCCAGCGCGTCCCGATGATCGTCAAGCCGCCGGCCGACACGCCGATCGAACAAGGGACTCGCGAGCACCTGATCACGAACGTCGACTTCGCGCCGACAATCGCGGACTACCTCGGCGAGTCGCCGCCGGCGCGTTGGCAGGGCGCGTCGCTGCGCCCGATCGTCGAATCGTCGGACGCGGCGGGGCGCGACGCCATCGTGTTCGATCACGGTCTCTACACCGCCCAGCGAGCGATCCGGACGCCCGACTGGAAGCTCGTCCGGACGTACCACCCCGGGATGTGGGACGGCGTCCTTCCCGAGTATCAGCTCTACGAGATGAACGACGATCCCTGGGAACAGAACGACCTGGCGGCGGACCGTCCGGACCTCGTCGACTCGCTCGAAGAGGAGCTGATCCTCTGGGCGGAGCGCCACCGGACGGGCAGCGTCGACCCCCTCCGGCGCGTCGCCGAGCGCGGGCCGTCCGGATACAACTCGTTCAAAGACGGTTTCGAGGGCGTGTAG
- a CDS encoding AbrB/MazE/SpoVT family DNA-binding domain-containing protein, protein MTSKADKRGPIYLPKEIREKHGRKYRIVELPSHVALFPVAEDPLAAIEEAVGDALAGKDVDELKAEARSKAAREVAAERDEEEA, encoded by the coding sequence GTGACGTCGAAGGCCGACAAGCGAGGCCCGATCTACCTCCCCAAGGAGATCCGGGAGAAACACGGCCGGAAATACCGCATCGTCGAACTCCCCTCGCACGTCGCGTTGTTCCCCGTCGCCGAGGACCCTCTCGCCGCGATCGAGGAGGCGGTCGGCGACGCCCTGGCGGGCAAAGACGTCGACGAGCTCAAAGCCGAAGCGCGCTCGAAAGCGGCCCGCGAGGTCGCCGCCGAACGCGACGAGGAAGAGGCCTGA
- a CDS encoding COG1361 S-layer family protein has product MDSILCPSSRGERREGSEIMTTRRRALGVALLVVLSSLTGIGAGSGATGAAAESGIAIEGGGTIPALTNASDTVQQSNRDRFSVSIIEGGAITQGAERDVTISVTNHGNEPARNVAAKLFIDDPFSASNDTARLDSLAPEETRNLTFTVNASASAAPETSHPLEMDFRYDQEGSTHLSKTYRLNLTVLRPAVIGRLVRDDGTPVTNASAVLVGPDGNYTREPLNATGGFAFTSWREEPDLPSNTYVLGVVQTGSPRDGVPDAAGLENVTVPENRSIGRVTVPNANPITVTVVNTSGAPVSDIAVNVGSDGVTRRGETTADGRLKVGNTTQIEIAGRPTLEISDTYTVENRSRSGSEVTLVLRQASSSGSTPGFGVGVGVLSVLVAALLGLRTQLYP; this is encoded by the coding sequence ATGGATTCTATCCTCTGTCCGTCATCACGTGGTGAAAGGCGAGAGGGTTCGGAGATAATGACGACGCGGCGTCGCGCACTCGGGGTCGCTTTGCTCGTCGTTCTGAGTTCGCTCACCGGAATCGGAGCAGGTAGTGGGGCGACCGGAGCAGCCGCCGAGAGCGGCATCGCTATTGAGGGAGGCGGAACGATCCCGGCACTGACGAATGCGTCTGATACGGTACAGCAATCGAATCGCGACCGTTTCTCCGTCTCGATTATCGAGGGAGGGGCGATCACGCAAGGAGCCGAGCGAGATGTCACGATTAGCGTGACGAACCACGGCAACGAGCCGGCCCGGAACGTGGCTGCCAAACTGTTCATCGATGATCCGTTCAGCGCCAGCAACGACACGGCCCGTCTCGATTCGTTGGCCCCTGAGGAGACACGGAATCTGACTTTCACCGTCAACGCGTCAGCGTCTGCCGCCCCGGAGACTTCTCACCCCCTCGAGATGGACTTCAGGTACGACCAAGAAGGGAGCACACACCTTTCGAAGACGTATAGGCTCAACCTGACTGTTCTCCGGCCGGCCGTCATTGGCCGTCTTGTCCGCGACGACGGCACTCCTGTAACGAACGCGTCGGCGGTGCTCGTCGGTCCCGACGGGAACTACACGCGGGAGCCGCTGAACGCGACCGGCGGGTTCGCGTTCACGTCTTGGCGAGAGGAACCCGACCTCCCGAGCAACACCTACGTGCTTGGCGTCGTCCAGACTGGCAGTCCCCGCGACGGCGTCCCAGACGCAGCGGGTCTCGAGAACGTCACCGTGCCAGAAAACCGCTCTATCGGACGCGTTACCGTTCCTAATGCGAATCCCATAACCGTTACCGTGGTCAACACCTCCGGCGCCCCGGTCAGCGATATCGCGGTCAACGTCGGGAGCGATGGGGTGACCCGCCGCGGTGAGACCACCGCGGACGGACGGCTCAAAGTCGGAAACACAACCCAGATCGAGATTGCGGGTCGTCCCACGCTCGAAATCAGCGACACCTACACCGTCGAGAACCGCTCGCGGAGTGGATCGGAGGTCACCCTCGTCCTTCGACAGGCGTCCAGTTCCGGCAGCACTCCCGGATTCGGTGTCGGCGTCGGGGTACTATCGGTTCTCGTAGCGGCACTCCTTGGTCTACGAACACAACTGTATCCGTAG
- a CDS encoding HNH endonuclease — translation MPTDRLRSIVPMFGGGTRYVDTLDAILNFVQAHQPTTDELVGWHRGSFANVSSRDSIMRRVSYLQQVGFLRETIDHWELGDAGVEYVQQGDTATLLRIMCDRNVGLRSLLYALSAGPMTLAEISAQQLQTHPELGWNPERTDMARQRVNWLQSMGLIEKRGDEYALTDAGRAFVDDAVSDWADSDWTPEIDDALTAATYETTAYTRAVDPEFRATVLSQYDRTCPISGVDHPGLIDVAHVLPWSDYPDHRADLENVLPLSKTHHAAFDRGLFTFDRDYRLRVNPEFETQSDLLNGTILDQASERVPRVAERIDPGYISQHNASLEWV, via the coding sequence ATGCCCACGGATCGGCTCCGCAGCATCGTCCCGATGTTCGGCGGGGGGACACGCTACGTCGACACCCTCGATGCGATTTTGAACTTCGTCCAGGCACACCAGCCGACGACGGACGAACTCGTCGGCTGGCACCGCGGGAGTTTCGCGAACGTCTCCAGCCGCGACTCGATTATGCGGCGCGTCAGCTACCTCCAGCAGGTCGGATTCCTCCGGGAGACCATCGACCACTGGGAACTCGGCGACGCCGGCGTCGAGTACGTCCAGCAGGGCGATACCGCGACGCTGCTCCGGATTATGTGTGACCGAAACGTCGGCCTGCGGAGCCTCCTCTATGCGCTCTCAGCAGGACCGATGACGCTCGCCGAGATCTCCGCGCAGCAGTTGCAGACGCATCCCGAGTTGGGCTGGAACCCCGAGCGGACTGATATGGCCCGCCAGCGGGTGAACTGGCTCCAGAGTATGGGGCTAATCGAGAAGCGAGGCGACGAATACGCGCTGACTGACGCGGGTCGCGCCTTCGTCGACGACGCCGTCTCAGATTGGGCCGATTCGGACTGGACGCCGGAGATCGACGACGCGCTGACGGCCGCGACGTACGAGACGACTGCGTACACCCGCGCCGTCGATCCCGAGTTTCGCGCGACGGTGCTCTCGCAGTACGACCGCACCTGTCCGATTTCAGGCGTCGATCATCCGGGCCTGATCGACGTGGCGCACGTCCTCCCGTGGAGTGACTATCCGGATCACCGTGCTGATCTGGAGAACGTTCTGCCGTTGAGTAAGACCCACCACGCAGCCTTCGATCGGGGGCTATTCACTTTTGATCGGGACTACCGACTGCGGGTGAACCCCGAGTTCGAGACTCAGAGTGATCTTCTCAACGGAACGATCCTCGATCAGGCTAGCGAGCGTGTGCCTCGCGTCGCCGAGCGTATTGATCCCGGATACATCAGCCAGCACAACGCGTCGCTAGAGTGGGTGTAG
- a CDS encoding SOUL family heme-binding protein produces MVQRKTVALGLVALLGIGAASRRYRQDRTTPRVEYETVSRIGDIEIRRYPPTVIVETTAPSENAAFRRLFRYISGENRSATEVSMTAPVESDAGESASMTAPADSESVAMTAPVESETTGEGVRMAFYLPGAHDYDSAPRPTADSVRLVEQPGRTLAVIGFSWWATDSRVERKTRELRSQLAAADTSFEIVGAPVLLRYEGPWVPPFLRTNEVAVPVRRTSSV; encoded by the coding sequence ATGGTGCAACGGAAAACGGTCGCCCTCGGTCTCGTGGCGCTTCTCGGAATCGGGGCCGCCAGTCGCAGATACCGCCAAGACCGGACGACGCCACGAGTCGAGTACGAAACAGTCTCCAGGATCGGCGACATCGAGATCCGTCGGTACCCTCCAACAGTCATCGTCGAGACCACTGCCCCCAGTGAGAACGCCGCCTTTCGGCGTCTATTCAGATACATCTCCGGTGAGAACAGAAGCGCGACAGAGGTGTCGATGACCGCCCCTGTCGAGAGCGACGCCGGCGAATCAGCCTCGATGACGGCCCCGGCCGACTCCGAATCTGTAGCGATGACCGCACCCGTGGAGTCAGAGACAACTGGCGAAGGTGTCCGGATGGCCTTCTACCTGCCGGGAGCGCACGATTACGACTCGGCACCTCGGCCGACTGCTGATTCGGTGCGTCTCGTCGAGCAGCCGGGTCGCACGCTCGCCGTCATCGGCTTCTCGTGGTGGGCCACCGACAGCCGTGTCGAACGGAAGACGCGGGAGTTGCGCTCGCAACTCGCCGCGGCCGACACGTCGTTTGAAATCGTCGGTGCACCGGTGCTGCTGCGTTACGAGGGGCCGTGGGTCCCGCCGTTCCTCCGGACCAACGAAGTCGCGGTTCCCGTCCGACGGACCAGTTCAGTCTGA
- a CDS encoding MFS transporter: protein MYLFFLAQGLNFTQIAVLEAIYNLTTLLGEIPTGYIGDRVGRRNSLLTGTVLISLTLLGIGLSSSFWALAGLYVCWSMGYNFRSGSEDAWLYDTLTDDLSEDQFAHVRGRGESVALAIGAGAAIIGGYLGSIDLSYPWFVASGVTAIGVFVLLTIDEPATYERTDTTALSFRRTLSIIRRTISERNIRAFVLYYYVLYAAVTYLVFVFLQPIFETIVIDFGVSQSQVRSLLGWFYAAYSLFGAGLSYYTGAIRDRLGLRTWFLWLPFVVGGALVGMYFVPVLALPTFLLIRGLSDVTRSFAGQYINDHIKTMGRATVLSAMAMVSGLAVVPFQLGSGVISDVVSPLFALAVAGVVLIVSSTGILLWEAPIER from the coding sequence ATGTATCTCTTTTTTCTCGCACAGGGACTCAATTTCACGCAAATCGCCGTCCTCGAAGCGATATACAATCTGACGACGCTGCTTGGTGAGATTCCGACGGGCTACATCGGTGACCGTGTGGGCCGGCGCAACAGCCTCCTGACCGGAACGGTACTCATTTCGCTCACACTGCTTGGCATCGGACTTTCCAGTTCGTTCTGGGCGCTCGCAGGGCTGTACGTCTGCTGGTCGATGGGCTACAACTTCCGGTCGGGAAGCGAGGATGCCTGGTTGTACGATACGCTCACTGACGACCTCTCCGAAGACCAGTTTGCGCACGTCCGGGGACGCGGCGAATCCGTCGCCCTGGCAATCGGCGCTGGGGCAGCAATAATCGGGGGCTATCTTGGCAGCATTGACCTGTCGTATCCGTGGTTCGTCGCTTCGGGAGTGACAGCAATCGGCGTGTTCGTTCTCCTGACGATAGACGAGCCCGCGACCTACGAACGAACCGACACCACGGCGTTGAGCTTTCGTCGCACACTCTCGATTATTCGGCGAACGATCTCAGAGCGCAACATACGGGCGTTCGTGCTGTATTACTACGTCCTCTACGCAGCAGTGACATACCTCGTTTTCGTGTTTCTTCAACCGATCTTCGAGACAATCGTCATCGACTTCGGTGTCTCTCAGTCACAGGTGAGATCACTGCTCGGGTGGTTCTACGCGGCCTACAGTCTCTTTGGCGCCGGTCTAAGCTACTATACCGGAGCGATTCGTGACCGTCTGGGACTTCGGACGTGGTTTCTGTGGCTGCCCTTCGTCGTCGGCGGTGCATTGGTGGGAATGTATTTTGTTCCGGTGCTCGCGCTTCCGACGTTCCTGCTGATCCGCGGGCTCTCCGACGTGACACGGTCGTTTGCTGGCCAGTATATCAACGACCACATCAAGACGATGGGACGTGCGACCGTACTCAGTGCCATGGCGATGGTTAGCGGACTCGCTGTCGTTCCGTTCCAGCTTGGGAGTGGTGTCATCTCCGACGTCGTCTCCCCATTGTTCGCGCTTGCTGTGGCCGGTGTCGTCCTCATTGTCAGCTCGACCGGCATCTTACTCTGGGAGGCACCCATCGAGCGATAA
- a CDS encoding NAD(P)/FAD-dependent oxidoreductase, which translates to MERFDVAIVGGGPAGSSAGHAAASAGASAVVLEKGVPRADRPDRLGPDSTDAAGILDYWVDIMGIHPDEMPEDVVLGELDRAEFIGPTESLTMRSTGIESSYDEFGFCMQRARFDDFLRDRAEEAGAAYRVGTSVRGVETDLAATDGPRHRLELADGETVGTDFLILADGPQRQVTSGVLDDYLPFDVTERLSTRETNHIAYQEHRRLPEEVFEEVAGAIKFWWGHMPGHTAYPWIFPNDDNVARIGLTMPIGMDIDDVENRDAYPLLRPDDERIPQGKEYIRRLLEMEYGDEYDIEADFPLVEERGKSGGTETYAISSTRPIDSPTAAGIAVVGGAMGATSAFHEGGDHTAVRTGAIAGELAASGDLSPYNDRWKDAIGDEVLRNVAMADVVHDYDPDDWDWAFSTARKLMENSDGYGLFDTSNVRAGFGAARLVTSYKRTKFSFRNGKYVQFTESEYTL; encoded by the coding sequence ATGGAGCGATTCGACGTAGCCATCGTCGGCGGCGGCCCCGCGGGGTCGTCCGCCGGACACGCCGCCGCGTCGGCCGGCGCGTCGGCGGTCGTCCTCGAAAAGGGCGTCCCGCGGGCTGATCGGCCGGATCGACTGGGCCCGGATTCGACGGACGCCGCGGGAATCCTCGACTACTGGGTGGACATTATGGGGATCCACCCCGACGAGATGCCCGAGGACGTCGTGCTCGGCGAGTTGGACAGGGCGGAGTTCATCGGCCCGACGGAGTCGCTAACGATGCGCTCGACGGGCATCGAATCGTCGTACGACGAGTTCGGCTTCTGTATGCAGCGGGCTCGCTTCGACGACTTCCTGCGCGACCGGGCCGAAGAGGCGGGGGCGGCCTACCGCGTCGGCACGTCGGTCCGCGGCGTCGAGACGGACCTGGCGGCGACGGACGGACCGCGGCATCGACTCGAACTCGCGGACGGCGAAACCGTCGGTACCGACTTCCTGATCCTGGCGGACGGTCCGCAACGGCAGGTCACGTCCGGCGTCCTCGACGACTACCTCCCCTTCGACGTCACCGAACGCCTCTCGACGCGGGAGACGAACCACATCGCCTACCAGGAACACCGTCGCCTGCCCGAGGAGGTCTTCGAGGAGGTCGCCGGCGCGATCAAGTTCTGGTGGGGACATATGCCCGGTCACACCGCCTATCCGTGGATCTTCCCGAACGACGACAACGTGGCCCGGATCGGGCTGACGATGCCCATCGGGATGGACATCGACGACGTCGAGAACCGGGACGCATACCCGCTTCTCCGCCCCGACGACGAACGGATCCCGCAGGGGAAGGAGTACATTCGACGGCTGCTGGAGATGGAGTACGGCGACGAGTACGACATCGAGGCGGACTTCCCGCTGGTCGAGGAGCGCGGGAAGTCCGGCGGGACCGAGACGTACGCCATCTCGTCGACGCGGCCGATCGATTCCCCCACCGCCGCGGGCATCGCCGTCGTGGGCGGCGCGATGGGCGCGACGTCGGCGTTCCACGAGGGCGGCGACCACACGGCCGTTCGGACGGGCGCGATCGCGGGCGAACTGGCCGCGTCCGGTGACCTCTCGCCGTACAACGACCGCTGGAAGGACGCCATCGGCGACGAGGTGCTCAGAAACGTCGCGATGGCGGACGTCGTCCACGACTACGACCCCGACGACTGGGACTGGGCGTTCTCGACCGCCCGGAAACTGATGGAGAACAGCGACGGGTACGGCCTGTTCGACACGAGCAACGTCCGGGCGGGCTTCGGTGCCGCCCGCCTCGTCACCAGTTACAAGCGCACGAAGTTCTCGTTCCGAAACGGCAAGTACGTACAATTCACCGAATCCGAGTACACGCTGTAG
- a CDS encoding CopG family ribbon-helix-helix protein: MRTSFNIPDAVVEEFDQVWQDEGLENRSRAVREAMQEYIESHSRLEDLSEDVIALVAFDYRHHEVIEELHSVQHDYQDVILNTSHTHQGEWCLESLFCQGTGERVRELTYRLRDFDGVNRVKIMVIRDN; this comes from the coding sequence ATGCGAACGAGTTTCAATATCCCGGATGCGGTCGTCGAAGAGTTCGATCAGGTCTGGCAAGATGAGGGACTAGAGAATAGATCACGAGCGGTTCGTGAGGCGATGCAAGAGTATATCGAGTCGCATTCCCGACTCGAAGACCTCAGCGAGGACGTTATCGCCCTCGTCGCTTTCGACTACCGCCATCACGAGGTAATCGAGGAACTCCACAGTGTCCAACACGACTATCAGGACGTGATTCTCAACACGAGTCACACGCACCAAGGAGAGTGGTGTCTTGAGTCCTTGTTCTGTCAAGGAACCGGTGAACGCGTTCGGGAATTAACCTACCGCCTTCGTGACTTCGACGGCGTAAACCGAGTCAAAATTATGGTGATTCGAGATAACTGA
- a CDS encoding DUF7475 family protein: MNAQNKSASQLGSITQIQWIAIALVVVTGALHIYAGIVEGRAPVALAGVGYAGALVLFLLSYRRRLLYLVGSPYTAVQFPLWIAAKSEYGMIDYVDKAVQVVLILVLIYLYLNTPSESVGNTATEAD; the protein is encoded by the coding sequence ATGAACGCACAAAACAAATCGGCAAGCCAGCTCGGGTCGATCACTCAAATCCAGTGGATTGCAATCGCGTTAGTCGTCGTCACTGGCGCCCTCCATATATATGCTGGTATCGTCGAAGGGCGGGCACCAGTGGCACTTGCAGGCGTTGGCTACGCCGGTGCTCTTGTGCTGTTTTTGCTTAGCTACCGGCGTCGCCTGCTCTACCTCGTTGGGAGTCCGTATACTGCCGTGCAATTCCCCCTCTGGATCGCGGCCAAGTCAGAATACGGAATGATCGACTACGTTGACAAGGCAGTTCAAGTCGTCTTGATTCTCGTGTTGATCTATCTCTATTTGAACACGCCGTCCGAATCGGTCGGAAACACGGCAACGGAAGCAGACTGA